TATTGAGGTCAACAATGAGGAGGGGACATAGCGCGGAAGGGAGGACATTATTTTACAACTGATTAGGAGGTCATGTATACGCATGTGACGGCAATAGCTCGTGTAACAATCAAACGCGGTATTGTTCACGGTATTGCGATCACATCTAAATCACGATCGTGCGAATTTTTGCCACCTCACTCACACTGCAACGGTGTGTTGCGCAGTTTTGTTTAAATCTACAAGTCTTTACCGGCGTTTATGACACACAGCTGGTCGTGACAGAAATCGCGAAACAATCCAACCGTGTACAATATGCACTACTCTTACGGTATTCGCCACCAACGTACGCATACAGTGGTGTTCCTTCTGTTAGGGAAAGGTGTATGCGTACACGGCGTGCTGACGGCAACTAgttgataaatttttttttctatttatgaATTGCTTCGCGGTTTTGCACTGGTTTCCTTAGCATATACCTAGAGTTCTAGAACTAACAAACCTCAAACAACGTATTCGCGCAGTCGCGCGAGTTGCTTCGGCTGTTGGGCAAGGGCATACATAAActttaaaggaaaacaatacaATTGTTAACTTAAACTATTGCTATCCTGAGACACTACACTGAGACGCATGCGAACTGTCGCGAAGTGGTCGCTGAATACTTTTCACGGATTTGTTACCGGTTCTGGTTCGTCCAAGGATTTGATCGCCCGCTTCACTTCCTCCGCATCTTCCGCCGTTTCTTCCGTGCCCTCGAACGTTCCTAACCGTTCGCCGACTTTTACTCGCTGGCCAGGGAAAAGATTGAACctgccaaacaaaacaagaacgaTTAGACCAATCCTTGGATGTTGCATCGTTAAGTTAATATACGTACTTAAATTCTTTAGGCGCTTCGAAGATTAACACAATGGTACTGCCCATCCGGAACTGACCGACCAGTTCACCCTTGTCCAGGTACTTATCACCAGGCATTTCCAACTCATCGTACTCCTTCTTTTTGTGACTACCGCACGCTAATCCTACCCATTTGTTGGTTTTCAGCTTTTCGTCCATAAAGATCTCCACCGAACCGACATTAGTAGCTCCTGAAGagtgagagatagagagagaaaaacaaattggaaatggacgaaacagcaacagcgaAACTATTCCTCACAACCGGATCTTCAAATTCCCACGCCACGCTATCACGCACCGACCCGAACCAGTTTCGACTGCTGCTTATCACTGCTTCATTCATGGTTCGCAAAAGGACCAtcgatcgtacgatcgtacGATGGAAAAGATCTCtcgaaagaaagcgaaaaaaaaaactcccggATCCCGGTAAGTCAAACCAATTGATAGTGATTACAGCATCGTACGGTAGTTACGTTCCTTATCACCTTCTTTCCCACACCTTCTTTTCGCGGCTGTGAACTCCGGGCCAGCAAGGTGATAAGGATTCGTCGGGCTAATTGTACGTGTCAGTAGAAGTAAAGATCCGGTTGACCCACTGTCACCCAAACAGACCACACTTACCCACAGCGGTGTAGCTGAAGAATCCGTGTTTCCACTTGCCAATGTAGACGGCTCTTTCGTTGAGGCAAAACAGCCCCGGAATCCAGCCAGCAATCTTCGGACTAACCGATAGCAGCTCACCGGAAAAGTGTCTTCGCAGTTCCGGTTTCCATAGCGTTGGCGAATGGAACCGATGGTAGTCACCCGGTGCTAGGTAGATAACGCACTGATACAGTACACTGTCGGGAGAGGCTTTTCGCTTCACCTTTTCCACCATCTCCGGGGCGTCCTTTTTCGTCCACGTCGGAGGGCCTAGAAAAGCTTCCAAGCTGTAGGACACTCCTTTAACCTGTGTGGGAATTGGCATTAGTTTGAATGGTGTATTCTTCATTTTACCATGATTTAATAATGGAACATACCTGCTCAATTTGATTTGAGTTGGCAGCACCAAAGTGAAGAATTCGTCCATCACAGGGTGACACAAAGCTAGTTTTTGGATCGATAGGCCGGGCATCTTCTTTAAGAGGACGGGTGAAAAACTCTCCTAAACTACGGTACTCTCTGTGTGCGACGGAAAGGTGAATTAAAGATAAGATAAAGATTAGAACACATGAAgtacataacaaaaaaaatataatgagTAGTTTAAGTAGAGTTTAGATACTAAGAAACACACCACGCGTAAGATTGAAAACAGGACGCCAAAAGCATTAGTTAAAGATCCTGATCGCAATAAAAGATCGGTAAAAGCAAAGAGAAAACTTCACACCAACAAAATAAGGCACTTAAAGCATAGCAAAGAACATTCAAAATCATTCAGGGATGAACAGAAGACCCCCAccaacacacaggcacacacacagaagatGAGAAACAGTCTTTTTACAGACTTTTTTAAGAGTGATGCAGAGTGGTGCTTATATCGGAAacagacaaagaaaaaacacacattaccTTCCTTTTTCTATAAGTTTGTAAAATTACTTTATCTGTAAGTTGTACTAATCAACGATAATTTGGATTCATCGACAAATTGTCTGGGCATGTgggacaacagcaaaaaaaaaacgcattctACCCCCTCCCAGGGCGATCGTACTTACTTGAAGTTATCGGCAGCGGCTTCCTCCATCTTCACTCCGAACGTGGTCGAGTAGAGTCCGAAAATCATGGGACGCACCGGTTTTGGAACCTTTCGATCGGCCATCCAACCCCAGCAACGGCTCATAAGGCGCAGTGGCAGCGAGCAGTACATTTTCGCCTACGGTACAGCAAGATATAGTATACTAGGGCTTGATAGAATGGGAGAAGATGCGTCCCCTCTAGCTTACCTGCCATTTTGCGGCGGTTCGCGGTAGGCCCTTCTTATCGAGTTCACGATTGTGAAGGTGCCACTTTGCTGCCACCACCATGCAGATACCGATGGGTGTCCAACGAAGAAATACACCGCGCCAAGTCAGCCAACCTCCCGCCGCTAGTAACCACCAATCCAAAACCGATAATATAGTCCAACCTGCACCGGCCTTCCAACTCCACTTTCTGTAAACTTTGCTACGGGATTTACCTGTCGTCGACTGATGGTGGAACtgttgctgatggtgctgctgctgatgctgctgctggtggtggtggtggtgatttgTGGAGGATGaattcggctgctgctgctgctgaagctgtCTACTACCATATATTGATCGCTGCACAATAGTCCATCGCGCAGACCACTGTCTGGAGTTCGGTTTCAAGTTAACCGCCTTCGAGAATCTGGCGAGCGCGTAAAGAAACCAAGAAACAGTGAAACAAACGTTTAGAATAAGACTCCTTCGATAGGCAAGGATCGCCATTTCCTGCATCTTTCGCCGCCGGCCAGGGTGGGACTGTGATGCGCGTTTGGCTGGATTTGGCTCTCGCTCTCAACTACACGCCCCCAGAAACAATGAGCTGGTGGATTCACTCACTCGGATCAGACCATCCCCAATGACCTTCCCTGTCCTGATGATCTGCCTGCCTGTCTGCCCGTTTGCTCTAGAACCGACCAAGGGATCTCGCGTCTCTCAATTGGTTAATTTAATATCATGCATAACGATTGGCAAGATa
This genomic window from Anopheles maculipalpis chromosome 2RL, idAnoMacuDA_375_x, whole genome shotgun sequence contains:
- the LOC126557889 gene encoding phosphatidylserine decarboxylase proenzyme, mitochondrial isoform X1; this translates as MAVFMPKYRLFSKAVNLKPNSRQWSARWTIVQRSIYGSRQLQQQQQPNSSSTNHHHHHQQQHQQQHHQQQFHHQSTTGKSRSKVYRKWSWKAGAGWTILSVLDWWLLAAGGWLTWRGVFLRWTPIGICMVVAAKWHLHNRELDKKGLPRTAAKWQAKMYCSLPLRLMSRCWGWMADRKVPKPVRPMIFGLYSTTFGVKMEEAAADNFKEYRSLGEFFTRPLKEDARPIDPKTSFVSPCDGRILHFGAANSNQIEQVKGVSYSLEAFLGPPTWTKKDAPEMVEKVKRKASPDSVLYQCVIYLAPGDYHRFHSPTLWKPELRRHFSGELLSVSPKIAGWIPGLFCLNERAVYIGKWKHGFFSYTAVGATNVGSVEIFMDEKLKTNKWVGLACGSHKKKEYDELEMPGDKYLDKGELVGQFRMGSTIVLIFEAPKEFKFNLFPGQRVKVGERLGTFEGTEETAEDAEEVKRAIKSLDEPEPVTNP
- the LOC126557889 gene encoding phosphatidylserine decarboxylase proenzyme, mitochondrial isoform X2, yielding MAVFMPKYRLFSKAVNLKPNSRQWSARWTIVQRSIYGSRQLQQQQQPNSSSTNHHHHHQQQHQQQHHQQQFHHQSTTAAGGWLTWRGVFLRWTPIGICMVVAAKWHLHNRELDKKGLPRTAAKWQAKMYCSLPLRLMSRCWGWMADRKVPKPVRPMIFGLYSTTFGVKMEEAAADNFKEYRSLGEFFTRPLKEDARPIDPKTSFVSPCDGRILHFGAANSNQIEQVKGVSYSLEAFLGPPTWTKKDAPEMVEKVKRKASPDSVLYQCVIYLAPGDYHRFHSPTLWKPELRRHFSGELLSVSPKIAGWIPGLFCLNERAVYIGKWKHGFFSYTAVGATNVGSVEIFMDEKLKTNKWVGLACGSHKKKEYDELEMPGDKYLDKGELVGQFRMGSTIVLIFEAPKEFKFNLFPGQRVKVGERLGTFEGTEETAEDAEEVKRAIKSLDEPEPVTNP